The following are encoded in a window of Clostridium thermarum genomic DNA:
- a CDS encoding alpha-N-arabinofuranosidase: MTNVKKAKMILDKDYKIGEVDKRIYGSFIEHLGRAVYGGIYEPGHPLADKTGFRKDVIQLVNELNVPIVRYPGGNFVSGYNWEDGVGPKEKRPRRTDLAWSTIETNQVGTNDFADWAKLAGTEVMMAVNLGTRGVDAARNFVEYCNHPGGTYWSDLRKSHGYAEPHKFKVWCLGNEMDGPWQIGHKTAEEYGRLACETAKVMKWVDPSIELVACGSSGIGMPTFAQWEATVLEHTYEHVDYISLHQYYGNREKDTADFLANTMALDAFIKSVIATADYVKAKTRSKKTINLSFDEWNVWYHSNDADRKIERWSIAPPQLEDVYNFEDALLVGGMLITFLKHADRVKIACLAQLVNVIAPIMTSNGGGAWRQTIFYPFMHVSNYGRGYALNPIISTRVYDTKNYTDVPVLEATAVFNEEKDELTIFALNKDMSDTLYLECDIRNFEGYRVVEHIILHKDDVNAVNTEANPFNVVPSNSGDAKIINGIVTANLSNLSWNVIRLAK; the protein is encoded by the coding sequence ATGACAAACGTTAAAAAAGCAAAAATGATTTTGGACAAGGACTACAAAATAGGAGAGGTAGATAAGAGAATCTACGGGTCCTTCATTGAACATTTAGGACGTGCTGTATATGGTGGTATCTATGAACCTGGACATCCACTGGCTGATAAAACCGGCTTTAGAAAGGATGTTATACAGTTGGTTAACGAATTGAATGTTCCAATTGTAAGATATCCCGGAGGAAATTTTGTGTCCGGATACAACTGGGAAGATGGTGTTGGACCAAAGGAAAAAAGGCCAAGAAGAACAGACCTGGCCTGGAGCACTATAGAAACAAACCAGGTTGGCACAAATGATTTTGCAGATTGGGCAAAACTAGCCGGCACAGAGGTAATGATGGCAGTAAACCTTGGAACCCGTGGAGTAGATGCTGCCCGCAATTTTGTAGAATATTGTAATCATCCTGGAGGAACTTACTGGAGCGATTTGAGAAAGTCCCACGGTTATGCAGAACCGCATAAATTCAAAGTTTGGTGTCTGGGAAATGAAATGGATGGTCCATGGCAAATAGGCCACAAAACTGCTGAAGAATACGGACGCTTAGCTTGTGAAACCGCAAAGGTTATGAAATGGGTAGATCCGTCAATAGAACTGGTGGCCTGCGGAAGCTCAGGTATCGGTATGCCGACCTTTGCTCAGTGGGAGGCCACAGTTTTGGAACATACCTATGAGCATGTGGATTATATTTCTCTTCACCAATATTACGGAAATCGAGAGAAGGATACAGCAGACTTTTTAGCAAATACTATGGCCTTGGATGCCTTTATAAAATCAGTGATTGCAACTGCAGATTATGTGAAGGCAAAAACAAGATCAAAGAAGACAATAAATCTTTCCTTTGATGAATGGAACGTATGGTACCATTCCAATGATGCTGACAGAAAGATTGAAAGATGGTCAATTGCTCCGCCTCAATTGGAAGATGTTTATAATTTTGAAGATGCACTGCTTGTAGGTGGTATGCTGATAACCTTCTTAAAGCATGCTGACAGAGTAAAGATAGCGTGTCTTGCTCAGTTGGTAAATGTCATTGCTCCAATTATGACCTCAAATGGTGGGGGGGCTTGGAGACAAACAATATTCTATCCATTTATGCATGTTTCAAACTATGGAAGAGGATATGCATTAAATCCTATAATATCAACACGTGTGTATGATACAAAAAATTATACTGATGTTCCTGTTCTTGAGGCTACGGCTGTATTTAATGAGGAAAAGGATGAACTGACAATCTTTGCACTAAATAAGGATATGAGTGACACTCTTTACTTAGAATGTGATATAAGAAATTTCGAGGGTTATAGAGTAGTTGAACATATAATTCTGCATAAGGATGATGTAAATGCAGTAAATACTGAAGCCAATCCTTTCAATGTAGTACCTAGCAATAGCGGGGACGCAAAAATTATAAATGGTATAGTAACTGCTAATCTTTCAAACCTTTCTTGGAATGTAATCAGATTAGCTAAATAA
- a CDS encoding BglG family transcription antiterminator: protein MKDVSLDLRVKKILHKMCLEDNYITISEIANALGVSSRTVLRELPSVEKWLNNKGFYLKKKTGVGIKIMGTRSEKNKLINILNDEKGEINYSPEERQVIIISELLKNNEPAKLYNFTRILKVTEGTVSNDLDKVEEWLVKHHIELIRKPGLGVYIKAKEEDIRKAIVDIIFENIGEDRLLALIRNNLPQAVSVAGKTEVEIRNRLLNLMNVEVIRNLITVVRNLEKNIGYRLADNAYVGIIVHVALVIQRIKKNETIKIDEKFLEDLKKNREYSMARELCEEVADMFNIDIPEEEVSYIAMHIKGSKNYEESHVDGRKVIGNFELVKLSKEVIKIAESETGRFLGHNERLLVGLVNHLGPALSRLKMNMEIRNPLLDEIKTHYSHLYKLGEKCSAPLEKFIGSKMPDSEIAYIAMHLGAAIEGSESVNKHIYRIAIACTSGIGTSRLLATRIEREYENIEITDIVSTLNLEEEWLREKGIDFIVSTVNIAKAPVPVVTVNPLLFEEDKAKIDRQIKNLEGSVTLTSLKRKGKRDLKERLLILNTYSDAIIQILDNFFLITDKKYTNIDEIINEASEIIVSEKEQREKLKEAIKEREEKGGTFITGHGILLLHSRTAAVDRLYFGVVRPDNGISIYNARNEKEKLELAVIMVAPENCDKRFIETISFVSRMLLERPDFTKTLKSKTEEVAFQVLNNILEEFYKIKRSKYMEG from the coding sequence ATGAAAGACGTTAGCCTTGATTTAAGAGTTAAAAAAATCCTTCATAAAATGTGTTTAGAGGATAACTATATAACTATTTCAGAAATTGCTAATGCTCTTGGAGTAAGTTCTAGAACTGTATTGAGAGAACTACCTTCTGTAGAGAAGTGGTTGAATAATAAGGGGTTTTATCTTAAAAAGAAGACTGGGGTAGGAATCAAAATAATGGGTACCCGCAGTGAAAAAAATAAATTAATTAATATTCTTAATGATGAAAAGGGAGAGATAAACTATTCACCTGAAGAAAGACAAGTAATTATAATCAGCGAGCTCTTAAAAAATAATGAACCTGCGAAGCTATACAACTTTACTAGAATATTAAAGGTCACTGAAGGAACTGTAAGTAATGATTTGGATAAGGTAGAGGAGTGGCTGGTAAAACACCATATTGAATTAATCAGAAAGCCAGGCTTAGGAGTATATATAAAAGCCAAAGAAGAGGACATAAGAAAAGCAATTGTTGATATAATTTTTGAGAATATAGGAGAAGACAGGCTTTTGGCCCTAATAAGAAATAATTTGCCACAGGCTGTAAGCGTGGCTGGCAAAACTGAAGTTGAAATCAGGAACAGATTATTGAACTTGATGAATGTAGAAGTAATCAGAAATTTGATTACTGTGGTACGTAATTTAGAAAAAAATATAGGCTATAGATTGGCAGATAACGCCTACGTAGGAATTATTGTTCATGTAGCCCTTGTTATACAAAGAATAAAGAAAAATGAAACCATAAAAATTGACGAAAAGTTTTTGGAAGACCTAAAAAAAAATAGAGAGTATTCCATGGCTCGTGAGCTTTGTGAAGAAGTAGCTGATATGTTTAACATAGATATTCCTGAAGAGGAAGTTAGCTACATTGCAATGCATATAAAAGGATCAAAGAATTACGAAGAAAGTCATGTGGATGGCAGGAAGGTTATAGGAAACTTTGAATTAGTGAAGTTATCCAAGGAAGTCATAAAGATAGCAGAGAGCGAAACAGGAAGATTTCTTGGACACAATGAAAGACTTTTGGTAGGACTGGTAAATCATCTAGGACCAGCACTGAGCAGATTAAAAATGAACATGGAAATAAGAAATCCCCTGCTTGACGAGATAAAAACACATTACAGCCACTTATATAAACTGGGTGAAAAATGTTCAGCACCTCTGGAAAAGTTCATAGGAAGCAAGATGCCGGACTCAGAGATTGCATATATAGCAATGCACTTGGGGGCTGCTATCGAGGGCAGTGAAAGTGTGAATAAACACATATATAGGATAGCTATAGCCTGTACCTCAGGAATAGGAACCTCCAGGCTTTTAGCCACAAGAATAGAAAGAGAATATGAAAATATAGAAATTACAGACATTGTATCAACTTTAAACTTGGAAGAAGAATGGCTGAGGGAAAAAGGTATAGATTTTATCGTTTCAACTGTAAATATAGCAAAAGCACCGGTACCTGTGGTTACCGTAAATCCACTTTTATTTGAAGAGGATAAGGCCAAGATAGACAGGCAAATTAAAAACCTTGAAGGCTCAGTGACCTTAACTTCATTAAAAAGAAAGGGTAAACGAGACCTAAAAGAAAGATTGCTTATCTTAAATACTTACAGTGATGCTATTATACAGATATTAGATAACTTTTTCCTCATAACCGATAAAAAATATACAAATATAGATGAAATAATAAATGAAGCAAGCGAAATTATTGTTTCAGAGAAAGAGCAGAGAGAAAAGCTGAAGGAGGCAATAAAGGAAAGAGAAGAAAAAGGCGGCACTTTCATAACGGGGCATGGTATATTGTTACTACACTCCAGAACTGCTGCTGTGGATAGGCTGTATTTTGGCGTGGTGAGGCCAGATAATGGGATCAGTATATATAATGCTAGAAATGAAAAGGAAAAGCTGGAGTTGGCCGTTATTATGGTGGCACCGGAAAATTGTGATAAGCGATTTATTGAAACAATAAGTTTTGTTAGCAGAATGTTGCTTGAAAGGCCGGACTTTACTAAGACACTAAAAAGTAAAACGGAAGAAGTGGCATTCCAAGTACTAAATAATATTTTGGAAGAGTTCTACAAAATTAAACGCAGCAAATACATGGAGGGATAA
- a CDS encoding PTS mannitol transporter subunit IICB: MSNLQTSSQTRKASVTQEKIQKFGRFLSGMVMPNIGAFIAWGLITALFIPDGWIPSEFFATLVGPMITYLLPLLIGYTGGKAVGGQRGAVLGAAATMGVIVGSEVPMFIGAMIMGPLGGYVIKKFDQAVEGKIPAGFEMLVNNFSIGIIGAILAMFARWGIGPVVSTLSQLLGNGVDVIVEAGLLPLTSIFIEPAKILFLNNAINHGVLGPIGIDQAKELGKSVMFLLEANPGPGLGILLAYWLFAKGKIKQSAPGAMIIHFLGGIHEIYFPYVLMNPALVLAVIAGGASGILVFNIFGIGLRAAASPGSIFAVLAMTAKGDFIGVILGILVAAAVSFFVASIFVKKAADKMDDSDLEDAKERVAEAKAASKGLVKKDVKLVVFACDAGMGSSAMGATTLRNKFKKAGLNIEVVNYAIEDIPSNADIVITHESLTDRARSIAPKAEHISIQNFMSSPEYDALVKRLS; this comes from the coding sequence ATGTCAAATCTTCAGACAAGCTCTCAGACGCGTAAGGCTAGTGTGACACAAGAAAAAATACAGAAATTCGGACGATTTTTAAGCGGCATGGTTATGCCAAACATAGGAGCATTTATAGCATGGGGACTGATAACAGCATTATTTATTCCTGATGGATGGATACCAAGTGAGTTTTTTGCAACACTGGTAGGTCCAATGATAACTTACTTATTGCCACTTCTTATAGGATATACCGGAGGTAAAGCAGTAGGTGGACAAAGAGGAGCGGTACTTGGTGCTGCGGCAACAATGGGTGTTATAGTAGGTTCAGAGGTACCAATGTTTATAGGAGCCATGATAATGGGACCTCTAGGCGGATACGTTATAAAGAAATTTGACCAAGCAGTTGAAGGAAAGATTCCTGCAGGTTTTGAAATGTTAGTAAACAACTTCTCAATAGGTATTATAGGTGCAATATTAGCAATGTTTGCTCGGTGGGGAATAGGTCCGGTTGTTAGTACCTTAAGCCAGCTGCTTGGAAATGGTGTAGATGTAATAGTAGAAGCAGGACTTCTGCCATTGACTTCAATATTTATAGAACCGGCTAAGATCTTATTCTTAAACAATGCTATCAACCATGGAGTATTAGGACCAATAGGAATAGACCAGGCAAAGGAACTTGGAAAGTCAGTTATGTTCTTACTTGAAGCAAACCCAGGCCCAGGCTTAGGAATACTGTTAGCATACTGGTTATTTGCAAAGGGCAAGATAAAGCAATCAGCACCGGGAGCAATGATAATACATTTCTTAGGTGGAATACATGAAATATACTTCCCATACGTTCTTATGAATCCAGCATTAGTGTTAGCAGTAATTGCCGGAGGAGCAAGCGGAATATTGGTATTCAACATATTTGGAATAGGACTTAGAGCAGCAGCATCACCAGGAAGTATATTTGCAGTATTGGCAATGACAGCAAAGGGAGACTTTATCGGAGTAATACTGGGTATCTTAGTAGCAGCAGCAGTATCCTTCTTTGTAGCTTCAATATTTGTAAAGAAAGCTGCAGACAAGATGGATGACAGCGACTTAGAAGATGCAAAGGAAAGAGTTGCAGAGGCTAAGGCAGCTTCAAAGGGACTTGTAAAGAAAGATGTAAAATTAGTTGTGTTTGCTTGTGACGCAGGAATGGGATCCAGCGCAATGGGTGCAACAACACTAAGAAATAAGTTCAAGAAGGCAGGCTTAAACATAGAGGTTGTAAACTATGCTATAGAGGATATTCCTTCAAATGCAGACATTGTTATAACTCATGAAAGCTTGACCGATAGAGCTAGAAGTATAGCACCAAAAGCAGAACACATATCAATACAAAACTTTATGAGCAGCCCTGAATACGATGCACTAGTTAAGAGATTGTCATAA